From one Triticum aestivum cultivar Chinese Spring chromosome 4B, IWGSC CS RefSeq v2.1, whole genome shotgun sequence genomic stretch:
- the LOC123094241 gene encoding basic leucine zipper 8-like has translation MPFSSSASLQSFAPQDDGAHQEIPIEDAAAASPPMTDAAAVGVDTADDVDGRRLRRKISNRESARRSRARKQRRLEDLRALAASLRGGRRELVARVHAARCRVAIVLHANDELRAEAAALSRRLEVAAHGALALNQLYAAAAGLGVGTFEQAAASLIVWS, from the coding sequence ATGCCGTTCTCAAGTTCGGCTTCCCTCCAATCCTTCGCGCCACAAGATGACGGAGCACACCAGGAAATTCCGATCGAAGATGCGGCAGCGGCCTCACCGCCGATGACGGACGCCGCTGCGGTCGGCGTGGACACGGCGGACGACGTCGACGGCCGGAGGCTCAGGCGGAAGATCTCCAACCGGGAGTCGGCGCGCCGGTCGCGCGCGCGCAAGCAGCGCCGCCTCGAGGACCTCCGCGCCCTCGCGGCAAGCCTGCGGggcggccgccgcgagctcgtggcGCGTGTGCACGCCGCGCGGTGCCGCGTCGCCATCGTCCTCCACGCCAACGACGAGCTCCGGGCCGAGGCCGCCGCCCTGAGCCGCCGCCTCGAGGTGGCGGCTCATGGCGCGCTCGCCCTCAACCAGCTGTACGCCGCGGCCGCCGGGCTTGGTGTCGGGACGTTCGAGCAGGCCGCTGCCTCGCTGATCGTGTGGAGCTGA